A portion of the Calliphora vicina chromosome 5, idCalVici1.1, whole genome shotgun sequence genome contains these proteins:
- the LOC135961902 gene encoding uncharacterized protein LOC135961902, with protein sequence MSPHTKLILLTLFCTFLHISLGENKCEECMTDNEAYCVDKTSYYLCMNGKPLKSTLTNCPEDHVCTNSDKICEPESVANKPICDSSCNKCPTDGKYTCVSKTQFGRCIDNEVVIVSSCESGSICNIDMLVKAGQICAPTCVVDFFGLSATCSNDKPIATTVAPPTTSNVSNLKQKCKDNEQNKKIYYVINDTECKTYIYCEKVDDDVEALLMKCSNGFYDVNLNKCVKQQPEGCGANTSSPGE encoded by the exons atgaGTCCTCATACAAAACTAATCTTATTGACACTCTTCTGTACATTCCTGCATATATCACTTGGagaaaat AAATGTGAGGAGTGCATGACGGATAATGAGGCGTATTGCGTGGATAAAACATCTTATTACTTGTGTATGAATGGCAAGCCATTGAAGTCAACATTGACCAACTGCCCAGAAGATCATGTTTGTACAAATTCCGATAAAATTTGTGAACCAGAATCTGTTGCAAATAAACCAATTTGCGATTCATCCTGTAATAAGTGCCCAACAGATGGCAAATACACTTGTGTAAGTAAAACACAATTCGGCCGTTGTATCGATAATGAGGTTGTCATAGTAAGTTCCTGTGAAAGTGGTTCAATTTGTAACATCGACATGTTAGTAAAAGCTGGACAAATATGTGCACCAACATGTGTTGTTGACTtt tttggaCTTTCTGCTACCTGCAGCAACGATAAACCGATTGCCACAACAGTTGCTCCACCTACAACATCCAACGTATCTAATCTAAAACAGAAATGTAAAGATAACGAACAAAATAAGAAGATTTATTACGTAATCAATGACACTGAATGTAAAAC TTATATCTATTGCGAAAAAGTTGACGATGATGTAGAGGCACTTCTTATGAAATGTTCAAATGGTTTTTACGATGTTAATCTTAATAAGTGTGTCAAACAACAGCCGGAAGGATGTGGTGCTAATACGAGTTCACCAGGCGAGTGA